The Lewinellaceae bacterium DNA window GGTTGACTGCGGTGGTTCCTCATGATTTTTATCCAGCACATGAACCAGGTGGATCAATGCACCGAAAGATCCCGACAGGTGTTTTGCCAGGGTAAGGAACGCAGATTTATCGGAATCCGGACTGAACGCATAGGCGATCTGATGGATCGGCTTGAACTCGCTGTTTTCCGGTACAAGCAATACAGGTGTATTGGATTTTTGAGCAATGGCCATGGAGACCGAACCCATCCATTTTTCGAGAACGCTCTTCTCGCCCGTAGCGCCGATGATGATCAGGTCGAAATCCTTGGCATACCGCATGATTTCCTCGGCCGGAAATCCGATGAGGCACTTGGACGAAACAAGTGAGTTGTCGGGAAGGGCAATTTTACCTTTCCATTTCTCTACCAGGCTTTCCAGCTGCTTCACTTTATCGCTCTGTATCTTCTCCAGGTCATTGATCCCGATGATGGAACCATACTGAGGATCAACGGGCGGCATGTACACATTTACCACTTCCAGGGAACTGCCAAAATGAGCAGCCCAATGCAACGCATATTGCAGAGCCCGCTCAGAGGCTGGGGAGAAATCAACCGGAACTAACAGCTTTTTCATCGTATAGGCTTTGGTAAAGGTTAGTAAGGTAAGGTGGATTGCCTCGATAAACAAGTGCGTGTTATCAAATTCTTTGTATGCCAGAGATGCGGTTCCATTGATTTTGACAAACGGAATGCTCTCAATGTCCTGATCCACCATCGTCTGCACATCAGAAACCTCCTCCAGCTCAAAATCATAACCGCCGTTTTCCAGCAAATGCTGCAACTCATTGCGAATGGCAAGATATTCTGGAGTCTGAATTCCGAACAATTTGATTGAAAGCATATTCCTTTACTTGTGGGCTAAACTAGTTGTAACTGCCGGCCGAACGAATGATCTAAGTCACCGGATCTCATAGTGTGTGTCAACCGATACGGCATGCGGGCTTCTCTTTTCCAGGCTGAATGCTTATTTTCGCACCAAATTTGAAGGTA harbors:
- a CDS encoding universal stress protein; protein product: MLSIKLFGIQTPEYLAIRNELQHLLENGGYDFELEEVSDVQTMVDQDIESIPFVKINGTASLAYKEFDNTHLFIEAIHLTLLTFTKAYTMKKLLVPVDFSPASERALQYALHWAAHFGSSLEVVNVYMPPVDPQYGSIIGINDLEKIQSDKVKQLESLVEKWKGKIALPDNSLVSSKCLIGFPAEEIMRYAKDFDLIIIGATGEKSVLEKWMGSVSMAIAQKSNTPVLLVPENSEFKPIHQIAYAFSPDSDKSAFLTLAKHLSGSFGALIHLVHVLDKNHEEPPQSTRELLTEYFAHHEIQFDHVHADSVASGLERYLGNHPIDLLIMVAHKRPFWEKWFHPSVTKQMSFKPKIPILVYHNQEV